A single window of Acidimicrobiia bacterium DNA harbors:
- a CDS encoding ferritin-like domain-containing protein, whose translation MTSEGYHEPVELLSERTMDHHRAIVSLMEELEAVDWYDQRVEATNDPELAAILAHNRDEEKEHAAMTLEWLRRRDPVLDDELRTYLFTDGDILEAEAEAMGRNGDGTSPDAPSAPRGLNGSLGIGSLKGEEL comes from the coding sequence ATGACCAGCGAAGGGTACCACGAGCCAGTCGAGCTCCTCTCGGAACGCACCATGGACCATCATCGAGCCATAGTCTCGTTGATGGAGGAGCTAGAGGCCGTTGATTGGTACGACCAGCGGGTCGAAGCCACCAACGATCCAGAGTTGGCCGCAATATTGGCCCACAACCGAGACGAAGAAAAAGAACACGCCGCCATGACACTTGAGTGGCTGCGTCGTCGTGACCCCGTCCTCGATGATGAGCTCCGTACTTATCTATTTACCGACGGCGATATTTTGGAAGCTGAAGCTGAAGCCATGGGAAGAAACGGTGACGGCACAAGCCCCGATGCTCCATCGGCACCACGGGGCCTCAACGGATCACTTGGAATTGGAAGCCTCAAGGGAGAAGAACTGTAA
- a CDS encoding hemolysin family protein — MNIALALVASGVLLAANGFFVAAEISLLSARRSRVEQLAAEGNPRAKHALAGLRELSLMLAGAQLGITMCSLGLGIIAEPAIGGLLRAAFGSVQIPSHLSEVLAFGLALGFVVLVHMVVGEMAPKSWALSHPESTALVLARPFRYFARLLRPLIYVLNASANTVVRAMGVEPQDEMALAHSSSDLIMLLDEAVGEGAIELEEHTLLSRSLEVSGLTAEAVMTPRPAIVAVEATRTIPELERESVRTGRSRIVVYNGDLDHPLGVVHVRDVLTHEGTRQTTAGELAGPVLLTPNWLSIEELFLRMRLERRHLALAVDEHGIVIGLITMEDVLEELIGDFEDESDRASRRIRWARDGSAVAPGSLRPEEVENRLGCRIPKGDWDTLAGFLIAQLGRVPYEGDVVKTPTATFEVAVMDGVAVREVRITRLVN, encoded by the coding sequence ATGAACATCGCTTTGGCCCTAGTTGCAAGTGGTGTTCTGCTGGCTGCCAATGGTTTTTTCGTAGCGGCTGAAATCTCGCTTCTTTCCGCCCGCCGATCACGGGTAGAGCAACTGGCAGCAGAAGGTAATCCTCGGGCCAAGCACGCTTTGGCCGGTTTACGTGAGCTTTCGTTGATGTTGGCTGGTGCCCAGCTAGGCATAACCATGTGTTCGTTGGGGCTGGGCATAATTGCCGAACCTGCCATCGGTGGACTTTTACGTGCCGCTTTTGGGTCGGTTCAGATTCCGAGTCATCTGAGTGAAGTTTTGGCGTTCGGCTTGGCATTGGGCTTTGTGGTACTTGTGCACATGGTGGTGGGCGAAATGGCCCCCAAGTCTTGGGCGCTGTCACACCCCGAATCCACGGCGTTGGTCCTAGCGCGACCTTTTCGGTATTTCGCACGTCTGTTACGTCCGCTCATTTATGTGCTGAATGCCAGTGCCAATACGGTGGTCAGAGCCATGGGGGTGGAACCTCAAGACGAGATGGCATTAGCACACTCCTCTAGCGACCTCATCATGTTGTTAGACGAGGCTGTCGGCGAGGGTGCTATTGAGCTCGAAGAACACACCTTGTTATCACGTAGTCTCGAGGTTTCTGGTCTGACCGCCGAAGCTGTGATGACACCCCGGCCAGCCATTGTGGCGGTGGAAGCTACGAGGACCATTCCTGAGCTTGAGCGTGAATCGGTTCGCACAGGGCGTTCAAGAATTGTGGTTTATAACGGTGATCTCGACCATCCCTTGGGCGTGGTACACGTTCGTGATGTGTTAACCCATGAAGGCACTAGGCAGACCACCGCCGGCGAGTTGGCCGGTCCCGTGTTGTTGACACCCAACTGGCTTTCGATTGAAGAGCTTTTTCTAAGGATGCGTCTAGAACGACGCCACCTGGCCTTAGCGGTTGATGAACACGGCATTGTTATTGGGCTAATCACCATGGAAGACGTGCTTGAAGAGCTAATCGGCGATTTCGAAGATGAGTCGGATCGTGCTAGCCGTCGGATTAGATGGGCTCGAGACGGCAGTGCCGTAGCGCCAGGGTCACTACGGCCGGAAGAAGTTGAGAACCGACTAGGTTGCCGTATTCCCAAGGGTGACTGGGACACCTTGGCTGGTTTCCTGATCGCTCAGCTAGGGCGTGTTCCCTATGAAGGTGATGTGGTAAAAACACCGACCGCCACCTTCGAGGTGGCGGTCATGGACGGCGTGGCCGTTCGCGAAGTCAGGATTACGCGTTTAGTGAATTAA
- the valS gene encoding valine--tRNA ligase yields MSSSINRQAPAKPTLDGLEERWDQEWERAHTYRFNRDVKRADVFSIDTPPPTVSGSLHMGSVFGYVQTDTVARYQRMRGAEVFYPMGWDDNGLPTERRVQNYFGVRCDPSLPYDPNFLPPAEPAKNPRDHIAISRPNFVELCLALTEEDEQVFEDVWRKVGLSVDWSLTYATIGERAQRAAQQAFLANLARGEAYASLAPSLWDVTFHTAVAQAELEDRERPGAYHKLAFHKADGSDVVIETTRPELLAACVALVAHPDDERYQPLFGQTVRTPLFGVEVPVMAHPLAEIEKGSGIAMVCTFGDMTDVTWWRELQLEVRPMLGEDGRVLASPPPGIEGESADIYAQLAGLTVFSAQAKMVELLRQSGELIGEPEAITHAVKFFEKGDKPLEIITTRQWYIRNGGRDASMRQAMLERGNELVWHPAFMQGRYDSWVNGLQGDWLISRQRFFGVPIPLWYQIDARGEINYDAVLTPDLDTLPIDPSTDVPRGYSEDQRNQPGGFIGEPDIMDTWATSSLTPQIACGWIDDPDLFERTFPMDVRPQGPEIIRTWLFSTAVRSHLEHDVMPWKHAMINGWILDPDRKKMSKSKGNVVTPNDVLDRHGSDAVRYWAASARSGVDTALDEGQMKVGRRLAVKLLNASKFALGLGGDSSLDASLVTEPIDRAMLAQLAQLVEETTEAFDRFDYARALERTESFFWTFCDDYLELVKGRAYGAFGADRAASAQVALELALSTLLRLFAPFLPFVTEEVWSWWQPGSIHRAPWPLVSEFDNAPLANAALVEAATSALSEVRKAKTNAKRSLRTEVSLAQISGEPSLIESLKLALDDLGGAGVINEIELKANPNAPSGLEGLNVICELVPDESE; encoded by the coding sequence GTGAGCTCCTCGATCAACCGCCAAGCACCCGCAAAACCTACTCTGGACGGCCTTGAAGAACGCTGGGACCAAGAGTGGGAACGGGCCCACACTTATCGTTTCAATCGCGACGTTAAACGCGCCGATGTGTTCTCTATCGATACCCCGCCACCTACCGTTAGTGGATCGCTGCACATGGGCTCGGTGTTTGGATATGTACAAACCGACACCGTGGCCCGCTACCAACGGATGCGAGGTGCCGAGGTCTTCTATCCAATGGGTTGGGATGACAACGGCCTACCCACCGAGCGACGGGTGCAGAATTATTTCGGTGTTCGCTGCGATCCCTCACTGCCCTACGACCCGAACTTCCTCCCACCTGCAGAACCGGCCAAGAACCCGCGCGATCATATTGCTATTTCTCGACCTAACTTCGTTGAGCTGTGTTTGGCTCTGACTGAAGAAGACGAGCAGGTTTTCGAAGACGTCTGGCGCAAAGTTGGCCTAAGCGTTGACTGGTCGCTGACCTATGCCACTATCGGTGAACGTGCTCAACGTGCTGCACAACAAGCTTTCCTTGCCAACTTGGCCCGAGGTGAAGCTTACGCTTCGTTGGCACCATCACTTTGGGATGTAACTTTCCATACCGCGGTCGCCCAGGCCGAGTTGGAAGATCGCGAGCGTCCGGGGGCGTATCACAAACTGGCGTTCCACAAAGCTGACGGCAGCGACGTGGTCATTGAAACCACCCGGCCCGAACTGTTGGCTGCCTGTGTGGCTCTGGTTGCTCATCCTGATGATGAACGCTACCAACCACTTTTTGGCCAAACGGTTAGAACCCCATTATTTGGGGTAGAAGTTCCAGTTATGGCGCACCCCTTGGCTGAAATTGAAAAAGGTTCGGGTATCGCCATGGTTTGTACCTTTGGCGACATGACCGACGTCACCTGGTGGCGCGAACTTCAACTTGAGGTTCGACCCATGCTCGGCGAAGACGGGCGGGTTCTAGCAAGCCCACCACCAGGTATTGAAGGCGAGTCCGCTGACATCTACGCTCAGCTAGCCGGTCTGACCGTGTTCTCCGCCCAAGCCAAAATGGTTGAGTTGCTGCGCCAATCGGGTGAACTCATTGGTGAACCCGAAGCCATAACCCACGCTGTAAAATTTTTTGAAAAGGGCGACAAACCGCTAGAGATCATCACCACTCGTCAGTGGTATATTCGCAACGGTGGTCGTGACGCCAGCATGCGTCAAGCGATGCTGGAACGCGGCAATGAATTAGTTTGGCACCCCGCGTTCATGCAGGGCCGGTACGACTCTTGGGTGAATGGGTTGCAGGGTGACTGGCTTATTTCACGGCAGCGTTTTTTCGGTGTACCGATTCCGCTTTGGTACCAGATCGACGCTCGGGGCGAGATCAACTACGACGCCGTGTTGACGCCCGACCTAGACACCCTGCCCATTGACCCTTCCACCGACGTTCCGCGTGGTTACAGCGAAGACCAACGCAACCAACCTGGCGGTTTCATTGGTGAGCCCGACATTATGGACACCTGGGCCACCTCATCGCTCACCCCACAAATAGCTTGTGGCTGGATCGACGATCCCGACCTATTTGAACGTACATTCCCGATGGATGTGCGACCACAAGGTCCCGAGATCATCAGAACCTGGCTTTTTTCAACGGCCGTACGCTCACACCTTGAGCATGATGTCATGCCGTGGAAACATGCCATGATCAACGGCTGGATTTTGGATCCTGACCGCAAAAAAATGTCGAAGTCGAAAGGCAACGTCGTTACGCCTAATGACGTATTAGACCGACATGGCTCTGACGCAGTGCGTTATTGGGCCGCTAGCGCTCGTAGTGGTGTAGACACGGCACTCGACGAAGGCCAGATGAAGGTCGGTCGACGTTTAGCGGTGAAACTGCTGAATGCTTCTAAATTCGCGCTGGGTCTAGGTGGCGACTCGTCACTCGACGCTTCATTGGTCACCGAGCCCATCGATCGAGCCATGTTGGCGCAGTTGGCTCAACTGGTGGAGGAAACAACCGAAGCCTTCGATCGTTTCGATTATGCCCGAGCACTAGAACGAACCGAGTCCTTTTTTTGGACTTTCTGCGATGACTATCTAGAGCTAGTTAAAGGTCGCGCCTATGGTGCCTTCGGTGCCGATCGGGCTGCTTCAGCTCAGGTAGCACTTGAACTGGCGCTTTCCACGCTCCTTCGGCTGTTTGCCCCGTTTTTGCCGTTCGTTACTGAGGAAGTTTGGTCTTGGTGGCAGCCCGGCTCAATTCATCGTGCACCGTGGCCTTTAGTGAGCGAATTCGACAATGCGCCACTCGCTAATGCGGCTTTAGTAGAAGCCGCCACCTCAGCACTTAGCGAGGTACGCAAAGCCAAAACTAACGCTAAACGGTCGCTTCGAACCGAAGTCTCATTGGCCCAAATCAGTGGCGAGCCAAGTCTCATCGAATCTCTCAAATTGGCCTTGGATGATCTCGGCGGTGCCGGGGTAATCAATGAAATTGAACTTAAAGCCAACCCGAACGCGCCTAGCGGGCTGGAAGGCCTTAATGTGATATGTGAACTAGTTCCTGACGAAAGCGAGTAG
- a CDS encoding family 1 encapsulin nanocompartment shell protein: protein MNHLFRELAPIADAGWDAISDEATMVLRQFLAGRKIVDFVGPKGWDHHAEITGEVSELNGEGLPGVTTSLRKVQPLVELRVPFTLSRREIENIDRGSETADLSPITEAARLLATAEDNAIFTGYPAAGISGIAEASPHAPLDIGDDYEEYPSLVARAVAKLRTEGVAGPYAIALGPHCYQGVVETTQRGGYPVFEHLRKILEGPIVWAPSVSGAVIVSQRGGDYELVVGQDISIGYDSHDSQSVSLYLEESMTFRNLAPEAGIALIH, encoded by the coding sequence ATGAACCATCTATTCCGGGAACTGGCTCCCATTGCTGATGCTGGTTGGGACGCAATTTCTGATGAGGCCACTATGGTGCTTCGTCAATTTCTGGCTGGTCGCAAAATCGTTGATTTTGTAGGACCAAAGGGCTGGGATCATCACGCTGAGATTACCGGTGAGGTCTCCGAACTAAATGGTGAGGGCTTGCCAGGGGTCACTACCTCGCTCCGAAAAGTGCAGCCGTTGGTGGAACTTCGGGTGCCCTTCACTCTGTCTCGTCGCGAGATTGAGAACATTGATCGTGGGTCAGAAACCGCTGATTTAAGCCCGATCACTGAAGCGGCGCGGCTACTAGCTACTGCCGAAGACAACGCCATTTTCACTGGATACCCGGCGGCGGGCATTAGTGGCATCGCCGAGGCTTCACCCCACGCGCCCCTCGACATTGGCGACGACTACGAAGAATATCCTTCTCTCGTTGCACGAGCAGTTGCCAAGTTGCGAACCGAAGGTGTCGCTGGACCTTACGCCATTGCTTTGGGGCCTCACTGCTACCAAGGCGTAGTTGAAACAACCCAGCGTGGTGGCTACCCCGTTTTTGAACACCTGCGGAAGATCTTGGAAGGACCCATCGTGTGGGCACCTTCGGTGAGCGGTGCTGTTATTGTCAGCCAACGAGGTGGCGACTACGAGCTAGTCGTCGGCCAAGATATTTCCATTGGCTACGATTCACACGATTCGCAGAGCGTTTCACTGTACCTCGAAGAAAGCATGACCTTTAGGAACCTGGCTCCAGAGGCGGGCATTGCTTTAATTCACTAA
- a CDS encoding acyl-CoA thioesterase domain-containing protein, protein MDFVEMMSLEKHGTDTYVGTGPSYPWGGLFGGQIVAQALRAAGHTVEERFHPHSLHAYYIRRGDSSEPIRYEVDRLRNGRSFVTRQVVARQSTGAILTMIASFQVEEESPEIQLLTIPTAPPPEELSDDSWSSAFERRTVTDHEDVTRSRAWIRMNSDLGDDPMLHACGLAYSSDDLPAEPVSRMYPKANPTDQLSGVSLDHAVWFHRPFRADQWRLEDIHAVELGNGRGLSRGYIFGQDGTHISSLSQEVLVRKRRS, encoded by the coding sequence ATGGATTTTGTTGAAATGATGTCGCTCGAGAAACACGGCACCGACACCTACGTGGGTACCGGGCCTTCTTACCCTTGGGGCGGGCTCTTTGGTGGACAGATTGTGGCACAAGCACTTCGAGCTGCCGGTCACACTGTTGAGGAAAGGTTTCATCCTCACTCGCTGCACGCCTATTACATCCGCCGCGGCGACTCGAGCGAGCCCATTCGATATGAAGTCGACCGACTGCGTAACGGCCGTTCCTTTGTAACCCGCCAGGTAGTAGCACGACAATCAACCGGTGCCATCTTGACCATGATCGCTTCCTTCCAAGTGGAGGAAGAGTCACCCGAAATTCAACTTCTCACCATTCCTACCGCCCCACCGCCCGAAGAGCTTAGCGACGACTCGTGGAGCTCAGCCTTTGAACGCCGCACAGTGACCGACCATGAAGACGTAACCCGCTCTCGAGCGTGGATTCGTATGAACAGCGACCTGGGTGATGACCCCATGTTGCATGCCTGCGGATTGGCCTATTCATCTGATGACCTGCCCGCCGAACCAGTCTCTCGGATGTATCCCAAAGCCAACCCGACTGATCAACTAAGTGGCGTAAGCCTTGACCATGCCGTCTGGTTCCACCGGCCATTTCGGGCCGACCAATGGCGTCTAGAAGACATCCACGCCGTCGAGCTTGGTAATGGCCGAGGGCTATCGAGAGGTTACATTTTTGGTCAAGACGGAACCCACATCTCCTCGCTTTCCCAAGAAGTGTTGGTTCGAAAACGCCGCTCTTAA
- the cysS gene encoding cysteine--tRNA ligase: MIRLFDTAKGEVVPLETREPNKVSMYVCGPTVYGPPHVGHGRMTLVFDVLRRYLTWCGYEVHHVSNITDIDDQIINKALAEGKDTTAVAAENEELWWEGVDAIGVARPHQDPHATAWVAEMVTLVSELVERGAAYETSDGVYLDVGQVPGYGLLARQSIDSLKAGARIEPNDEKRTPIDFVLWKKAKAGEPAWPSPWGDGRPGWHTECVVMSLGILGDDFDIHGGGIDLAFPHHENERAQAVALGRPFARLWMHNGFVEVEGEKMSKSLGNFTNLIDLVRSSDPRAYRLLVLQSHYRSPMEVTKTTIGQARQGVARLDSLARRVKDMPRAEADDEAMAAFRATMDEDLNTPGAMTLLFQLVRRANQALDSEDFTTAAPLVAAVVAICEAVGMELSDAPEEVPDDIVAMATEREEARASRDFARADELRDAISARGWVLDDSAAGTTIRRG; the protein is encoded by the coding sequence GTGATACGTCTCTTTGATACCGCCAAAGGGGAAGTTGTACCCCTAGAAACCCGTGAACCAAACAAGGTTTCGATGTATGTGTGCGGCCCTACGGTTTACGGCCCGCCCCATGTTGGGCACGGCCGGATGACACTCGTTTTCGATGTACTACGGCGCTATCTCACCTGGTGCGGGTATGAGGTACATCACGTTTCCAACATCACCGATATTGACGACCAGATAATCAACAAGGCTTTGGCCGAGGGTAAAGACACCACAGCCGTGGCTGCCGAGAACGAAGAGCTGTGGTGGGAAGGTGTCGATGCCATTGGGGTGGCGCGCCCACACCAAGATCCACACGCCACAGCGTGGGTAGCCGAGATGGTGACCTTGGTCAGTGAGCTGGTCGAGCGCGGCGCGGCCTATGAAACCAGCGACGGCGTGTACCTAGATGTCGGGCAAGTGCCAGGGTACGGGCTCTTGGCCCGACAAAGTATCGATAGTTTGAAAGCGGGTGCTCGAATTGAACCCAATGACGAAAAGCGCACCCCCATTGATTTCGTGTTGTGGAAGAAAGCTAAAGCTGGCGAGCCAGCCTGGCCTTCTCCCTGGGGTGATGGTCGACCTGGTTGGCACACCGAATGCGTAGTTATGTCGCTTGGAATTTTGGGCGACGACTTCGACATTCACGGTGGTGGCATAGATTTGGCGTTTCCTCACCACGAAAATGAACGCGCTCAAGCGGTAGCTTTAGGCCGACCTTTTGCGCGGTTGTGGATGCACAACGGCTTTGTCGAGGTGGAAGGCGAGAAGATGTCGAAATCTCTTGGCAATTTCACCAACCTCATCGACCTGGTGCGCTCTAGCGATCCTCGAGCCTATCGCCTGTTGGTTTTGCAATCGCATTACCGTTCGCCAATGGAAGTCACCAAGACCACCATTGGTCAGGCTCGACAAGGTGTTGCCCGTCTCGATTCTTTGGCCCGCCGGGTGAAAGACATGCCTCGTGCAGAGGCTGATGATGAGGCCATGGCCGCATTTCGAGCCACCATGGATGAAGATCTCAACACTCCCGGGGCAATGACGCTTCTGTTTCAGCTAGTCCGTCGTGCTAACCAGGCCCTAGACAGTGAAGACTTCACCACGGCAGCGCCACTCGTAGCAGCGGTGGTGGCTATTTGTGAAGCGGTGGGAATGGAACTCTCAGACGCCCCTGAAGAAGTACCTGATGACATCGTGGCCATGGCCACCGAGCGAGAAGAGGCCCGAGCTTCACGTGATTTCGCTCGGGCTGATGAACTTCGTGATGCGATTAGTGCCCGGGGTTGGGTCCTGGACGATTCAGCGGCTGGCACCACTATTCGCCGAGGTTAA
- a CDS encoding anthranilate synthase component I family protein: MSQAEYVQIAISSSAKPSQVLRSFRDDAHHFALFGQWLGTEAIIGSEPHHVHSGQHGTISQAGAFDLLNELPDNLGVPPTSLETTDSVPAIFGGWVGYIAYPGSVDEKSSHESRSAANQGKVAPWWFGWYDHLLSYNTTTGWHFEAIRTAERAAFIDERLSEFTRRLNAADTRSKAWQLSGFQAVPTPAEHQKNVEVALGHIDAHELDHLNLTMQFQATLTGSLHDAFAAAVDTLAPPYAAFLTPNAHHNIASLSPELFLSRNGNFVSTRPIKGTRPRIGDPVADVASAEELLASTKERDENRLVVDLAIEELSTICEPGTVEVTKLYDLEPHPGVWHLVSEITGRLPEKIGNGQLLKNCFPAASITGSPKDAALELIETLEAAPRGVYTGTIGMASVQGNSDWNVAIRTFEAHSDQISLGVGGGLTAASDPAAETIECRLKAEPLIRAIGGQLATQAWPQAD, translated from the coding sequence ATGAGCCAAGCCGAATACGTACAGATTGCTATTAGCTCTTCGGCTAAGCCATCGCAGGTCTTGCGGAGTTTTCGAGACGACGCCCACCATTTTGCCCTCTTTGGCCAATGGCTTGGAACCGAAGCCATTATCGGGTCGGAACCACACCATGTTCACAGCGGCCAGCATGGAACAATCAGCCAAGCTGGCGCGTTCGACCTTCTTAATGAGCTTCCCGACAATCTCGGTGTCCCGCCAACTTCGTTAGAAACTACTGATTCTGTACCGGCTATCTTCGGTGGTTGGGTTGGTTATATCGCCTATCCCGGTTCCGTTGACGAAAAATCAAGTCACGAATCACGATCTGCTGCCAATCAGGGAAAAGTAGCGCCGTGGTGGTTCGGTTGGTACGACCACTTGTTGAGCTACAACACCACCACGGGGTGGCATTTTGAAGCCATCCGAACCGCTGAGCGCGCTGCTTTCATCGACGAGCGTTTAAGCGAGTTCACCCGCCGCTTGAATGCTGCAGATACTCGTTCTAAAGCTTGGCAGCTGAGCGGGTTTCAGGCAGTTCCAACACCAGCAGAACACCAAAAAAATGTTGAAGTCGCCCTGGGGCACATCGACGCTCACGAGCTGGATCATCTGAACTTGACCATGCAGTTTCAAGCGACGCTGACGGGCTCACTTCACGATGCTTTCGCCGCTGCCGTAGACACCCTGGCCCCACCTTATGCAGCATTCCTAACGCCCAACGCGCACCACAATATTGCTAGTCTCTCACCCGAACTGTTCCTCTCGCGCAACGGCAATTTTGTGAGCACGAGACCTATTAAGGGCACCCGTCCACGTATTGGCGACCCGGTGGCCGATGTTGCTTCCGCCGAAGAGCTCTTGGCCTCGACCAAGGAGCGCGACGAGAACCGGCTGGTAGTCGATTTGGCTATCGAAGAGCTCTCAACAATATGCGAGCCAGGGACAGTTGAGGTAACGAAACTGTACGATCTAGAGCCACATCCGGGTGTATGGCATCTGGTTTCCGAGATCACCGGTCGGTTACCGGAAAAAATAGGCAATGGCCAACTACTTAAAAATTGCTTTCCGGCCGCTTCCATCACCGGCAGTCCCAAAGACGCAGCCCTCGAATTAATCGAGACGCTAGAAGCAGCCCCGCGGGGCGTTTACACCGGCACCATTGGCATGGCAAGCGTGCAAGGCAACTCAGATTGGAACGTGGCGATTCGCACCTTTGAAGCGCATTCAGATCAAATTTCTCTGGGTGTAGGTGGCGGACTTACCGCCGCATCTGACCCGGCCGCTGAAACCATAGAATGTCGGCTCAAAGCAGAGCCACTTATTCGAGCGATTGGCGGCCAGCTCGCAACCCAGGCCTGGCCACAAGCCGATTAG